Proteins from a single region of Akkermansiaceae bacterium:
- a CDS encoding ABC transporter permease subunit codes for MIPTMIGITLLVFTITRFVPGGPMDRMLQQAQAAAEKGGGKTTGSNAQSGLSDEQLEELEEQFGLDKPTLAAYGQWLGIVPREIRISKKEYGGATDEMIGGQPDAETVAQVVLSGDGRVVNVKRDGDKVVSATFAETGKPLSSENWQVRLETEQDRKDRYLRRNSGVKETPAYAPRAIVYQSRVSGLLQGDLGRSLVYQDRVVDMMLERMPVALYFGLLSSVIIYVVCIPLGILKALKHRTFVDSASSVLIFIGYSIPGFALGAILLVHLGARANLFPLFGLTSADFGEMNRWDQVKDLAHHTVLPLVCYLVSGFAMLTMLTKNTLMDNLAADYVRTAVAKGAGFRRAVFKHAFRNSMIPIATSLGGLTSIFVTGSMLIERVFDIQGFGLLQYQSIIERDMPVIMGTLTVSAFLLLLGNIISDFIVAMVDPRIKFD; via the coding sequence ATGATCCCGACGATGATCGGGATCACGCTGCTGGTGTTCACGATCACGCGGTTCGTGCCCGGCGGGCCGATGGACCGCATGCTGCAGCAGGCGCAGGCGGCGGCGGAGAAGGGCGGGGGAAAGACGACGGGCAGCAACGCGCAGAGCGGGCTGAGCGACGAACAGCTCGAGGAACTGGAGGAACAGTTCGGCCTGGATAAGCCGACTTTGGCCGCCTACGGCCAGTGGCTGGGCATCGTGCCGAGGGAGATCCGGATTTCAAAGAAGGAGTACGGAGGTGCGACGGACGAGATGATCGGCGGGCAGCCGGATGCGGAAACCGTGGCCCAGGTGGTGCTGAGCGGGGATGGCCGGGTGGTGAACGTGAAGCGGGACGGGGACAAGGTTGTCTCCGCGACCTTCGCGGAAACGGGGAAGCCGCTTTCCTCCGAGAACTGGCAGGTGCGGCTGGAGACGGAGCAGGACCGGAAGGACCGCTACCTCCGGCGGAACAGCGGGGTGAAGGAGACGCCGGCCTATGCGCCGCGCGCCATCGTCTATCAGTCGAGGGTTTCAGGACTGCTCCAGGGGGACCTGGGGCGGTCGTTGGTCTATCAGGACCGGGTGGTGGACATGATGTTGGAGCGGATGCCGGTGGCCCTCTATTTCGGCCTGCTTTCTTCCGTCATCATTTATGTCGTCTGCATCCCCCTTGGCATTCTGAAGGCGCTGAAGCACCGGACCTTCGTTGATTCCGCCTCGTCGGTGCTGATCTTCATCGGCTACTCCATCCCGGGCTTCGCGCTGGGGGCGATCCTGCTGGTGCACCTGGGCGCGCGGGCGAACCTGTTCCCGTTGTTCGGCCTGACGAGCGCGGACTTCGGTGAAATGAACCGCTGGGACCAGGTGAAGGACCTGGCCCACCACACGGTGCTGCCGCTGGTCTGCTACCTGGTGTCCGGCTTCGCCATGCTGACCATGCTGACGAAGAACACGCTGATGGACAACCTGGCGGCCGACTATGTGCGGACCGCGGTGGCGAAGGGCGCGGGATTCCGCCGCGCGGTGTTCAAGCACGCTTTCCGGAACTCGATGATCCCCATCGCGACCAGCCTCGGCGGACTGACCTCCATCTTCGTGACTGGCTCCATGTTGATCGAGCGCGTGTTCGACATCCAGGGCTTCGGGTTGCTCCAGTACCAATCCATCATCGAGCGGGACATGCCCGTGATCATGGGCACGCTGACGGTGTCCGCATTCCTGCTGCTGCTGGGCAACATCATCTCCGACTTCATCGTCGCGATGGTCGATCCCCGGATCAAGTTCGACTAA
- a CDS encoding FAD-binding protein: MSQASLLERLTGILGPDKVTTAAAVIESHSTDKWYASHPPDVVVFAESTADVSAVMKFASEHRIPVTTRGAGYGYVGGCVPLHGGIVLSTARMNRILGIHPEDGVAIVQPGVITGDLQKAAHDMGWEYPPDPASLKDCSIGGNIATNAGGPRCLKYGVTRSYVLGLEVVLASGEILRTGGRLHKNKTGFDLIGTFTGSEGLLGVVTEATLRIIPKPASRAMLAAIFPDFPMAAAAVQAILNGGHLPSALEITDTFTLAAARRKLGADVFPEGNAHLIVEIDGRPAAVLSELEELHALLLSLGATFIERAPDEASCERIWKLRREFSFSLRDTGLTKLNEDIVVPRSKLVELVNFARGLEAETGIAVACFGHAGDGNIHTNLMVADYQDPVIRAKADAALDLLFKWVLEQGGAITGEHGVGIAKKPWIRQALGETSMATHLALKKALDPQGILNPGKFLDF, encoded by the coding sequence ATGTCCCAAGCCTCCCTCCTGGAGCGGCTCACCGGAATCCTCGGACCTGACAAGGTCACGACGGCGGCCGCCGTAATCGAATCCCACTCCACGGACAAATGGTACGCCAGCCATCCGCCGGATGTGGTGGTCTTCGCGGAATCGACCGCGGATGTGTCCGCCGTGATGAAGTTCGCCTCGGAGCACCGGATCCCGGTCACCACCCGTGGCGCGGGCTACGGCTACGTCGGGGGGTGCGTGCCCCTGCACGGCGGCATCGTCCTTTCCACCGCGCGGATGAACCGCATCCTGGGCATCCACCCGGAAGACGGCGTGGCCATCGTCCAACCCGGCGTCATCACGGGGGATCTCCAGAAAGCGGCGCACGACATGGGTTGGGAGTACCCTCCCGACCCCGCGTCGCTGAAGGACTGCTCCATCGGCGGGAACATCGCCACCAACGCGGGCGGCCCTCGCTGCCTGAAGTACGGCGTGACCCGTAGCTACGTGCTGGGCCTGGAAGTGGTGCTGGCCAGCGGCGAGATCCTCCGTACCGGCGGACGCCTGCACAAGAACAAGACCGGCTTCGACCTCATCGGCACGTTCACCGGCTCGGAGGGCCTGCTGGGCGTCGTGACGGAGGCAACGCTGCGCATCATCCCGAAACCGGCCAGCCGCGCGATGCTGGCCGCCATTTTCCCGGACTTCCCCATGGCCGCCGCCGCCGTGCAGGCCATCCTCAACGGCGGGCACCTGCCTTCCGCCCTGGAAATCACGGACACCTTCACTCTGGCCGCCGCACGCAGGAAGCTCGGCGCGGATGTGTTCCCGGAAGGCAACGCCCACCTCATCGTGGAGATCGACGGCAGGCCCGCCGCCGTGCTGTCGGAGCTGGAGGAACTGCACGCGCTCCTCCTTTCGCTCGGCGCGACCTTCATCGAACGCGCTCCGGACGAAGCTTCCTGCGAGCGCATCTGGAAGCTCCGCCGCGAATTCTCCTTCTCCCTCCGCGACACCGGCCTGACCAAGCTCAACGAGGACATCGTCGTCCCACGTTCCAAGCTGGTGGAGCTGGTCAACTTCGCCCGCGGGCTGGAAGCGGAAACCGGCATCGCCGTCGCCTGCTTCGGCCACGCCGGGGACGGCAACATCCACACCAACCTGATGGTCGCGGACTACCAGGACCCGGTCATCCGCGCGAAGGCGGACGCCGCGCTCGACCTGCTTTTCAAATGGGTCCTCGAACAAGGCGGCGCCATCACCGGCGAGCATGGCGTTGGCATCGCGAAGAAGCCATGGATCCGGCAGGCGCTCGGTGAAACATCGATGGCCACCCACCTCGCCCTGAAAAAAGCGCTCGATCCCCAGGGCATCCTCAATCCGGGCAAGTTCCTCGATTTCTGA
- the glgP gene encoding alpha-glucan family phosphorylase has translation MPQSFLPKPFAHNYEIAPEYAKSAVYFSSEFAIDQSFKIYSGGLGFLAGSHMRAAAGLKQNLVGIGILWTYGYYNQVRGEDNELAVQFRKNSYAFLQDTGIRFTVPVHGHAVWVKALYLPGDIFNTVPMFFLSTDIEENDYLSRAITHRLYDNDPLRRIAQYIILGAGGARLLDELGVDPEVWHLNEAHGLSAAFHVYDRFRNVEEVKKRFIFTTHTPEEAGNEKHDFNLLRDFSFFGSITGDEARKITGIEGDVFNHSLAALRLSHKANGVSKLHGEVSRQMWKDHPDICEIGHVTNAQNKKYWADHGMEAARVNGDTECLSNRKRELKERLFRTVADQTGKIFKPDVLTIVWARRFAGYKRPDLITRDIRLFREMLNHPQYPVQVIWAGKPYPFDYSAINTFNHLINLTKDYPNATVLTGYELDLSRQLKTGSDVWLNNPVVTREASGTSGMTAAMNGSVNFSTYDGWVCEFAKDSVNSFIIPPADPHLSPEDRDRYDMMGFYEGLTQKILPLYYGNPEGWNQLVLKSMNDVVPFFDADRMADEYYKKMYA, from the coding sequence ATGCCCCAATCCTTTCTCCCCAAGCCCTTCGCGCACAACTACGAGATCGCCCCCGAGTATGCGAAGAGCGCCGTCTATTTTTCCTCCGAGTTCGCGATCGACCAGAGCTTCAAGATCTACTCCGGAGGCCTCGGCTTCCTCGCCGGTTCCCACATGCGGGCAGCGGCGGGCCTGAAGCAGAACCTCGTCGGCATCGGCATCCTCTGGACCTACGGTTACTACAATCAGGTCCGCGGTGAGGACAACGAGCTGGCCGTCCAGTTCCGCAAGAACTCCTACGCCTTCCTCCAGGACACCGGCATCCGCTTCACCGTTCCGGTCCACGGCCACGCGGTGTGGGTGAAGGCCCTCTACCTGCCCGGCGACATCTTCAACACCGTGCCGATGTTCTTCTTGAGCACGGACATCGAGGAAAACGACTACCTTTCCCGTGCGATCACGCACCGCCTCTACGACAACGACCCGCTGCGCCGGATCGCCCAGTACATCATCCTCGGCGCGGGCGGCGCACGCCTGCTGGACGAACTCGGCGTCGATCCGGAGGTCTGGCACCTCAACGAGGCGCACGGCCTCTCCGCCGCGTTCCACGTCTATGACCGGTTCCGCAACGTGGAGGAGGTGAAGAAACGCTTCATCTTCACCACCCACACCCCGGAGGAAGCGGGCAACGAGAAGCACGACTTCAACCTGCTGCGCGACTTCTCCTTCTTCGGCTCCATCACCGGTGACGAAGCGCGGAAGATCACCGGCATCGAGGGGGATGTCTTCAACCACTCGCTCGCCGCGCTGCGCCTCAGCCACAAGGCGAACGGTGTCTCCAAGCTGCACGGGGAGGTTTCCCGCCAGATGTGGAAGGACCATCCGGACATCTGCGAAATCGGCCACGTGACCAACGCCCAGAACAAGAAATACTGGGCGGACCACGGGATGGAAGCCGCCCGTGTGAACGGTGACACGGAATGCCTCAGCAACCGCAAGCGCGAGCTGAAGGAGCGCCTGTTCCGGACTGTGGCGGACCAGACGGGCAAGATCTTCAAGCCGGACGTGCTGACCATCGTCTGGGCGCGGCGCTTCGCCGGCTACAAGCGTCCTGACCTCATCACCCGGGACATCCGCCTTTTCCGCGAGATGCTGAACCATCCGCAGTATCCCGTGCAGGTGATCTGGGCGGGCAAGCCCTATCCCTTCGACTACAGTGCGATCAACACCTTCAACCACCTGATCAATCTGACGAAGGACTACCCGAACGCGACGGTCCTCACCGGCTACGAGCTGGATCTTTCCCGCCAGTTGAAGACCGGCTCCGACGTCTGGCTGAACAACCCCGTCGTCACCCGCGAGGCGTCCGGCACCTCCGGCATGACCGCCGCCATGAACGGCTCCGTCAACTTCTCCACCTATGACGGCTGGGTCTGCGAGTTCGCCAAGGACAGCGTGAACTCCTTCATCATCCCGCCCGCGGATCCGCACCTGTCCCCGGAGGACCGGGACCGGTATGACATGATGGGCTTTTACGAAGGCCTGACCCAGAAGATCCTGCCGCTCTACTACGGCAATCCGGAAGGGTGGAACCAGCTCGTGCTGAAGTCCATGAACGATGTGGTGCCGTTCTTCGACGCGGACCGCATGGCGGACGAGTATTACAAGAAGATGTACGCCTGA
- a CDS encoding glutathione peroxidase, which produces MAATAYAADISKIPFNDASGKATSLDAYKGKVVLIVNVASKCGNTPQYEGLEATYQKYKDQGFEVLAFPCNDFGGQEPGTIEEIQKFCSTKYSVTFPLMEKVSVKGESQHKLYEELTGEKGAFPGDVKWNFGKFLIGRNGKPIARFEPKTLVTSPEATEAIEKALKKKS; this is translated from the coding sequence ATGGCCGCCACCGCGTACGCCGCCGACATCTCCAAGATCCCGTTCAACGACGCGTCCGGCAAGGCCACTTCCCTCGACGCTTACAAGGGCAAGGTCGTGCTCATCGTCAATGTCGCCTCGAAGTGCGGCAACACCCCGCAGTACGAAGGCCTGGAGGCGACCTACCAGAAATACAAGGACCAGGGCTTCGAGGTCCTCGCCTTCCCTTGCAATGACTTCGGCGGCCAGGAGCCGGGCACCATCGAGGAGATCCAGAAATTCTGCTCCACGAAATATTCCGTGACCTTCCCGCTGATGGAGAAGGTCAGCGTCAAAGGTGAAAGCCAGCACAAGCTCTACGAAGAACTGACCGGTGAGAAGGGCGCCTTCCCCGGCGATGTGAAATGGAACTTCGGCAAATTCCTCATCGGCCGCAACGGCAAGCCCATCGCCCGCTTCGAACCGAAGACCCTTGTCACCAGCCCGGAAGCGACCGAGGCGATCGAGAAGGCGTTGAAGAAGAAGTCCTGA
- a CDS encoding ABC transporter ATP-binding protein, which translates to MSEESDNILEVDKLIVSFETERGLLRAVDQVSFTVPRGRTVGIVGESGCGKSVTAMSIVGLLPQPAGKILGGDIHFNGHDLTHASEREMRKVRGGEIGVIFQEPMTALNPVHRIGRQVSEVLRLHTKMSKREAWEASIEMLDRVRIPAPERRMMDYPHQLSGGMRQRVMIAMALACKPSLLIADEPTTALDVTVQAQILDLLDRLQKESGMSTILITHDLGVIAETCDEVVVMYAGRVCEKAPAKELFARPLHAYTKGLLASIPTLETPPKSVLATIPGMVAGLGDHAHGCRFCQRMGRTDRGTRERPKFAEVSPGHWVETCPFCYEP; encoded by the coding sequence ATGAGCGAGGAGAGCGACAACATCCTGGAAGTGGACAAGCTCATCGTTTCCTTTGAAACGGAGCGAGGGTTGCTGCGTGCGGTGGACCAGGTTTCCTTCACCGTACCGAGGGGCAGGACGGTGGGCATCGTCGGGGAGTCGGGTTGTGGCAAGAGCGTCACGGCCATGTCCATCGTCGGCCTGCTGCCGCAGCCTGCGGGGAAGATTCTCGGCGGCGACATCCATTTCAACGGCCATGACCTGACCCACGCCTCAGAGCGCGAGATGCGGAAGGTCCGCGGTGGCGAGATCGGCGTCATTTTCCAGGAGCCGATGACCGCGCTCAATCCGGTCCACCGCATCGGGCGGCAGGTCAGCGAGGTGCTGCGCCTGCACACGAAGATGTCGAAGCGCGAGGCATGGGAAGCCTCCATCGAAATGCTGGACCGGGTGCGCATCCCCGCGCCGGAAAGGCGGATGATGGACTACCCGCACCAGCTTTCCGGGGGCATGCGCCAGCGTGTGATGATCGCGATGGCACTGGCCTGCAAGCCGTCGCTGCTCATCGCGGATGAGCCGACGACCGCACTGGATGTCACGGTCCAAGCGCAGATCCTCGACCTGCTCGACCGACTGCAAAAAGAGAGCGGCATGTCCACCATCCTCATCACCCACGACCTGGGCGTCATCGCGGAAACGTGCGACGAGGTGGTGGTGATGTACGCGGGGAGGGTATGTGAGAAGGCCCCGGCAAAGGAACTTTTCGCGCGGCCACTGCACGCCTACACCAAGGGCCTGCTGGCCTCCATCCCGACACTGGAGACGCCGCCGAAATCGGTGCTGGCCACCATCCCCGGCATGGTGGCTGGACTGGGTGACCACGCGCACGGCTGCCGCTTTTGCCAACGCATGGGCCGCACGGACCGTGGCACGCGCGAGCGTCCGAAGTTTGCCGAAGTCTCGCCCGGCCACTGGGTGGAAACCTGTCCCTTCTGTTACGAACCGTGA
- a CDS encoding ABC transporter permease subunit, with protein MRAIGLFFTLLGALAIAGEVKGIAFPTARWFFTVSREVPWLHAESMPWFGWAASVLLVLVGLVMFSRSFTGGPGDPVIRRRMKRFREIKRGYYSLIILGFLAFLALLDQSLVGKRALAVKYEGRWIFPAFTAKEFKNKDFGLDGESAEAPANYRDLKRHFAATGKGKVILPPVPYDPTGDTLAPRSRPLELRDGIYYEGRGDKPYFGLAARYYDIEDSKIHLRYTMRSGKFNGPVDGWDKDGAQMYSAEYQDGAAVSDKYNGDGGKEAFLAVESSEPRAVKYHPAPPTPDTGNFLGTTSQGYDMLAYLYGGLQVNFKAALLFLPVVYVFGITVGMLMGYFGKWLDIVMHRIIEIFENMPTLFIVIILSSVVPDQFRGLGIILAILMVFGWMGIATLMRTTIYRERERDYISAARVIGAGTSRILFRHLFPNTIAIIVTIVPFTFSGLIFSLTALDYLGFGLPPEYATWGKLLNDGLANLSAPWLVSATFVALVSTLVLITFVGEAIREAFDPKKYTYYR; from the coding sequence ATGCGCGCGATCGGTCTCTTCTTCACCCTCCTCGGAGCGCTCGCCATCGCCGGCGAAGTGAAGGGGATCGCCTTTCCGACGGCGCGCTGGTTCTTCACGGTCAGCCGTGAGGTGCCGTGGCTGCATGCGGAGTCGATGCCGTGGTTCGGCTGGGCGGCATCCGTCCTGCTGGTCCTGGTAGGGTTGGTGATGTTCAGCCGCTCCTTCACCGGCGGGCCGGGGGATCCGGTCATCCGTCGGCGGATGAAGCGTTTCCGGGAAATCAAGCGCGGCTACTACTCCCTCATCATCCTTGGTTTCCTGGCATTCCTCGCCTTGCTGGACCAGTCGCTGGTCGGGAAGAGGGCACTGGCGGTGAAGTATGAGGGGCGCTGGATCTTCCCCGCGTTCACCGCGAAGGAGTTCAAGAACAAGGACTTCGGTCTGGATGGCGAAAGCGCGGAGGCCCCCGCGAACTACCGGGACCTGAAGCGTCATTTCGCGGCCACGGGGAAGGGGAAGGTGATCCTGCCACCGGTGCCGTATGATCCCACGGGAGACACGCTCGCCCCGCGCTCCCGCCCGCTGGAACTGCGCGACGGCATCTACTATGAAGGCCGTGGCGACAAGCCATACTTCGGTCTGGCGGCCCGCTACTACGACATCGAGGACTCGAAGATCCACCTCCGTTACACCATGCGGAGTGGCAAGTTCAACGGTCCCGTGGATGGCTGGGACAAGGACGGCGCCCAGATGTACAGCGCGGAGTATCAGGACGGCGCGGCGGTCTCCGACAAGTACAACGGCGATGGGGGCAAGGAGGCGTTCCTGGCGGTGGAGAGCAGCGAGCCGCGGGCGGTGAAATACCATCCGGCCCCGCCCACCCCGGATACCGGAAATTTCCTCGGGACCACTTCCCAAGGCTACGACATGCTGGCTTACCTGTACGGGGGGCTCCAGGTGAACTTCAAGGCGGCCCTGCTGTTCCTGCCGGTGGTTTATGTCTTCGGCATCACGGTTGGCATGCTGATGGGCTATTTCGGAAAGTGGCTGGATATCGTGATGCATCGCATCATCGAGATTTTCGAGAACATGCCGACCCTGTTCATCGTCATCATCCTCTCCAGCGTGGTTCCTGATCAGTTCAGGGGACTTGGTATCATCCTCGCCATCCTGATGGTCTTCGGGTGGATGGGCATCGCGACTCTCATGCGCACCACCATCTACCGTGAACGGGAGCGCGACTACATTTCCGCCGCACGGGTGATCGGTGCGGGCACCTCCCGGATCCTGTTCCGGCATCTCTTTCCGAACACCATCGCGATCATCGTTACGATCGTTCCGTTCACCTTCTCGGGATTGATCTTTTCGCTCACCGCACTCGACTACCTCGGCTTCGGTCTGCCGCCGGAGTATGCCACCTGGGGCAAGTTGCTCAATGACGGCCTGGCGAACCTTTCCGCACCTTGGCTGGTGAGCGCGACCTTCGTGGCGCTGGTCTCCACGCTGGTCCTCATCACCTTCGTGGGGGAGGCGATCCGTGAGGCGTTCGATCCCAAGAAATACACCTACTACCGCTGA
- a CDS encoding acyltransferase, giving the protein MNGRAVQLDGLRAVAMIVIAWDHWTHDLLPRVFPAEIFLFLFLVLTGFLITGSLLRERERGEASGGSWKWRSMKVYQIRRGLRILAPYYAALFFAWIVRAPDVWPGLPWYVFHVSNIRMALAGMWPSGSAHFWSLAMQQQFYLLWPFVIWFLPKRLILPAVILITAIAPITRWFEPQLSAYIAWPDKMLWAAFDYFGLGALLAIAVSRGMTMESRPLRIAGVLSLFAYLYLFIGHDMGWPGFNLRAVQQTFLSVFLCSLVATAIVGFGGWPKRLLEQPTLLRIGALSYGIYLYHNLAPLAAGKILPFLWISEYFDNGFGMALKLISYAAITWLLTLASWKWIEKPLQEVRAKIRPDQAKGV; this is encoded by the coding sequence GTGAACGGACGCGCGGTGCAACTGGATGGCCTGAGGGCGGTGGCGATGATCGTCATTGCCTGGGACCACTGGACGCACGATCTCCTTCCGAGGGTATTTCCCGCGGAGATCTTCCTGTTCCTTTTCCTCGTCCTCACCGGTTTCCTCATCACCGGCTCCCTGCTGCGGGAGCGGGAGCGGGGGGAGGCCTCCGGCGGGAGCTGGAAGTGGCGGTCGATGAAAGTCTATCAGATCCGCCGCGGCCTGCGGATCCTCGCCCCCTACTATGCCGCGCTCTTTTTCGCGTGGATCGTCCGCGCGCCGGATGTCTGGCCCGGCCTGCCGTGGTACGTTTTCCATGTCTCGAACATCCGCATGGCGCTGGCCGGGATGTGGCCGTCGGGCAGCGCCCACTTCTGGTCGCTGGCGATGCAGCAGCAGTTCTACCTGCTGTGGCCGTTCGTGATCTGGTTCCTGCCGAAGCGGCTGATCCTTCCCGCCGTGATCCTCATCACCGCCATCGCCCCCATCACCCGGTGGTTCGAGCCGCAGCTCAGCGCCTACATCGCCTGGCCGGACAAGATGCTGTGGGCGGCCTTCGACTACTTCGGCCTCGGCGCGCTGCTGGCCATCGCCGTTTCCAGGGGGATGACGATGGAAAGCCGTCCGCTCAGGATCGCGGGAGTCTTGTCACTGTTCGCCTATCTCTACCTCTTCATCGGCCATGACATGGGCTGGCCCGGCTTCAATCTGCGTGCCGTCCAGCAGACCTTCCTCTCCGTCTTCCTCTGCTCCCTGGTCGCCACCGCCATCGTGGGATTCGGAGGCTGGCCGAAGAGGCTCCTGGAACAGCCCACCTTGCTGCGGATCGGCGCACTTTCCTACGGGATCTACCTCTACCACAACCTCGCCCCGCTCGCGGCGGGCAAGATCCTGCCATTCCTCTGGATCAGCGAATACTTTGACAACGGCTTCGGCATGGCCCTGAAGCTTATTTCCTACGCGGCCATCACCTGGTTGCTCACGCTCGCGTCATGGAAATGGATCGAAAAACCGCTGCAGGAAGTGCGCGCGAAAATCCGGCCGGATCAGGCAAAAGGCGTTTGA
- a CDS encoding ATP-binding cassette domain-containing protein has protein sequence MGSVKAVDGVSLVIKPGETLGLVGESGCGKSTLGKAIVRLLKPTAGGIRFEGREISHLRQGRLRPLRRDFQMIFQDPVESLDPRMSVRALLTEPYQVHGLGNRAERKKWVDELLERVGLPAASAERYPFEFSGGQRQRIGIARALALKPKLIICDEPVSALDVSVQSQILNLLVELQKDFGLSYLFIAHNLSVVKHISDRVAVMYLGKIVELATAEAIYRDPRHAYTKALLSAIPSPDPTAQRKKILLEGDVPSPIDPPAGSAFGHRIKHPRYEETIGMDLSLKEIAPGHLVANDPCCLTDADWKALQGLK, from the coding sequence ATGGGATCCGTGAAAGCGGTCGATGGCGTGTCGCTGGTGATCAAGCCGGGTGAGACGCTGGGCCTGGTGGGGGAGTCCGGCTGCGGAAAGTCCACGCTGGGCAAGGCCATCGTCCGCCTGCTGAAGCCGACAGCGGGAGGCATCCGGTTCGAGGGCCGCGAGATTTCCCATCTCCGGCAGGGACGGTTGCGTCCGTTGCGGCGGGATTTCCAGATGATCTTCCAGGACCCGGTGGAATCGCTCGACCCGCGCATGAGCGTGCGGGCGTTGCTGACGGAGCCGTATCAGGTCCATGGCCTGGGCAACCGGGCGGAGCGGAAGAAGTGGGTGGACGAGCTGCTGGAACGGGTGGGCCTGCCTGCCGCATCCGCGGAGCGGTATCCGTTCGAGTTCTCCGGCGGCCAGCGGCAGCGCATCGGCATCGCGCGGGCGCTCGCGCTGAAGCCGAAGCTGATCATCTGCGACGAGCCGGTGTCCGCGCTGGATGTCTCCGTCCAGTCGCAGATCCTCAACCTGCTGGTGGAACTGCAGAAGGACTTCGGCCTTTCCTACCTTTTCATCGCGCACAACCTCTCGGTGGTGAAGCACATCAGCGACCGCGTGGCGGTGATGTATCTGGGCAAGATCGTGGAACTGGCGACCGCCGAGGCGATCTACCGTGATCCGCGCCACGCCTACACCAAGGCGCTGCTCTCCGCGATTCCCTCACCGGACCCGACCGCCCAGCGGAAGAAGATCCTGCTGGAAGGGGATGTGCCGTCGCCGATCGACCCGCCTGCGGGCAGTGCCTTCGGCCACCGCATCAAGCATCCGCGCTATGAGGAGACCATCGGGATGGATCTTTCGCTGAAGGAAATCGCGCCGGGCCACCTGGTGGCGAATGACCCTTGCTGCCTGACGGACGCGGACTGGAAGGCGTTGCAGGGCCTGAAGTAG
- a CDS encoding Gfo/Idh/MocA family oxidoreductase → MKPDLFSTSRRRFLGTAMGASLAPFILPSGLRAQNSPNGKIAVGIIGTGKQAKGLMGKFMSLPDVVVVAVCDVDTNRREAAKKKVEEFYGKNQNTAWKGCTAHKDFRELLDRKDIDAVVIATPDHWHAIIAVAAVQAGKDVMCEKPLTQTVREAVAVVKAVRDNKRVFQTGSMQRSMREFRVACELVRNGVIGKVNRVETSFGVPGIPCDLPEEAAEPGLDWDLWLGPAPMRPYNSILAPRGLHDHFPMWRLYREYGGGFVTDWGAHHVDIAQWALGRDESGPVEGIAPPDFATAKSGAKLRYEDGCELTHTPIGKGASFFGPDGEVHVSRGKIEVIKDGKTIAKHWDKEDKPGLAPSLDLLENEYLKDAKVRLTNSKDHYADFTAAMRARTQPIAHEGIGASSVIACHLLNFGYYHGKNFKWNPAENTFADGTGDIAWLHTNYRGDWKI, encoded by the coding sequence ATGAAACCCGACCTATTTTCCACCAGCCGCCGCCGTTTCCTCGGCACCGCCATGGGCGCGTCGCTCGCGCCGTTCATCCTCCCGTCCGGCCTGCGGGCGCAGAACTCGCCGAACGGCAAGATCGCCGTGGGCATCATCGGCACGGGCAAGCAGGCGAAGGGCCTGATGGGCAAATTCATGAGCCTCCCGGATGTGGTGGTGGTCGCGGTATGCGATGTGGACACCAACCGGCGCGAAGCCGCGAAGAAGAAGGTGGAGGAATTCTACGGCAAGAACCAGAACACCGCCTGGAAGGGCTGTACGGCCCACAAGGATTTCCGCGAGCTGCTCGACCGCAAGGACATCGACGCCGTGGTGATCGCCACGCCGGACCACTGGCACGCCATCATCGCGGTGGCGGCGGTGCAGGCGGGCAAGGATGTGATGTGTGAGAAGCCGCTCACGCAGACCGTGCGCGAGGCGGTGGCGGTGGTGAAAGCCGTGCGCGACAACAAGCGCGTCTTCCAGACCGGCTCCATGCAGCGGTCGATGCGGGAGTTCCGCGTGGCTTGCGAATTGGTGCGGAACGGCGTGATTGGCAAGGTGAACCGGGTGGAGACTTCCTTCGGTGTTCCAGGTATTCCCTGCGATCTTCCGGAGGAAGCGGCGGAGCCGGGCCTCGACTGGGACCTGTGGCTCGGACCTGCGCCGATGCGCCCTTACAACTCGATCCTCGCGCCGCGCGGACTGCACGACCATTTTCCGATGTGGCGTCTTTACCGCGAATATGGTGGCGGCTTCGTCACGGACTGGGGTGCGCACCATGTGGACATCGCGCAGTGGGCGCTCGGCCGGGACGAGAGTGGTCCGGTGGAGGGCATCGCGCCGCCGGATTTCGCGACCGCGAAGTCAGGCGCGAAGCTGCGCTACGAGGACGGCTGCGAGCTGACCCATACGCCGATCGGCAAAGGAGCATCGTTCTTCGGGCCGGATGGCGAGGTGCACGTGAGCCGCGGCAAGATCGAGGTCATCAAGGACGGCAAGACCATCGCCAAACATTGGGACAAGGAAGACAAGCCGGGCCTCGCGCCATCCCTGGACCTGCTGGAGAACGAGTATCTGAAGGACGCGAAGGTGCGCCTCACCAACAGCAAGGACCACTACGCGGACTTCACCGCAGCCATGCGCGCCCGCACCCAGCCGATCGCCCACGAAGGCATCGGCGCCAGTTCGGTCATCGCTTGCCACCTCCTGAATTTCGGCTACTACCACGGGAAGAACTTCAAGTGGAACCCTGCGGAGAACACTTTCGCCGATGGCACGGGTGACATTGCCTGGCTGCATACGAACTACCGCGGCGACTGGAAGATCTGA